The proteins below are encoded in one region of Rhizophagus irregularis chromosome 13, complete sequence:
- a CDS encoding uncharacterized protein (antiSMASH:Cluster_2), protein MTSSLKILLDKEKVDAFRVLVLYMSDFTKENVIMVINEREIKLLYEEANKGKVFGTLKDIKEISSINIINDRNHFILKFQILRLLQALEAMDNKSNVKMELKIIGETTILLFETNCDEKSASKFKVEIVGDNRYRQNPPPISRRAIKFNDSDLYKLLKMARLFSKIKDNLLVSVQHNTNHHIFKIKYSLDTGSKMCHQVKYRRKDQNDVRSSDVTAVKSRLFATFFKLANLGNVSCFVKQHEYILLEAENLNDENIGIKVYLKGLSEVY, encoded by the exons ATGACCTCTAGTTTAAAGATCCTTCTTGATAAAGAAAAGGTTGACGCTTTTAGGG TGTTAGTGCTATATATGAGCGATTTCACGAAAGAAAACGTGATTATGGTTATCAACGAAAGAGAAATTAAGTTGCTTTATGAAGAAGCAAACAAAGGGAAAGTCTTTGg aACATTGAAAGATATTAAAGAGATTAGTTCTATAAACATAATCAACGATAgaaatcattttatattaaaatttcaaatcctTCGTTTATTACAAGCGTTAGAAGCTATGGACAATAAATCCAATGTTAAAATGGAACTTAAAATAATAGGGGAAACTACAATCCTTTTATTCGAg ACGAATTGTGATGAAAAATCGGCGTCAAAATTTAAAGTAGAGATTGTGGGCGATAATCGTTATAGACAAAATCCTCCACCAATCAGT CGGAGAGcgataaaatttaatgatagtGATTTATACAAACTTCTAAAAATGGCtagattattttcaaaaatcaaaGATAACCTGCTTGTATCAGTTCAACATAATACAAATCAccatattttcaaaatcaaatattCTCTTGATACAGGAAGTAAAATGTGCCATCAAGTTAAATACAGAAGGAAAGATCAAA ACGACGTACGATCATCGGATGTTACAGCAGTCAAATCACGACTGTTTGCTACGTTCTTTAAACTTGCGAATCTAGGGAACGTATCATGCt ttgTTAAACAACATGAATACATTCTATTAGAAGCTGAGAATTTGAATGATGAAAATATAGGAATAAAGGTTTATTTGAAAGGGTTATCAGAAGTGTATTGA